A genomic segment from Thermoplasmata archaeon encodes:
- the argF gene encoding ornithine carbamoyltransferase, producing the protein MKKDLLSMVDLRDEVPLLLEMATNVKEWHRTGHPYEPLRGKTIAMIFEKPSTRTRVSFETGMTQLGGHAIYLSPKDMQMGRGETIADTARTLSRYVDAIVYRAFDHKTVRELARHATVPVINALDNREHPCQIMSDLLTIKEHKGAFEKLRLCYVGDGNNVCNSLLLGAAITGMSMRAACPRGYWPDRELHEYALHIAKETGCDIEVVVDPREAAQEADILYTDVWVSMGEEEKRREKEEALLPYQLNAGLLAYAKSNAIVMHCLPAHRGMEITDDVIDGPQSVVFDQAENRLHMQKAILARLIG; encoded by the coding sequence TTGAAGAAAGACCTTCTCTCAATGGTGGACCTCAGGGACGAGGTGCCCCTGCTCCTAGAGATGGCGACGAATGTGAAGGAATGGCACAGAACCGGCCACCCCTACGAGCCACTCAGGGGCAAAACAATCGCGATGATTTTCGAGAAGCCCAGCACGCGCACCCGCGTCTCTTTCGAGACCGGGATGACCCAGCTCGGGGGGCACGCGATATACCTGAGCCCCAAGGACATGCAGATGGGGAGGGGCGAGACGATTGCGGACACCGCGCGCACGCTCAGCCGCTACGTCGACGCCATCGTCTACAGGGCCTTTGACCATAAGACTGTGCGGGAGCTCGCGAGGCACGCCACTGTCCCAGTCATCAACGCCCTGGACAACAGGGAGCACCCCTGCCAGATAATGTCGGACCTGCTGACCATAAAGGAGCACAAGGGGGCCTTCGAGAAGCTCAGGCTCTGCTACGTCGGCGATGGAAACAATGTGTGCAATTCGCTGCTGTTAGGAGCGGCCATCACAGGAATGAGCATGAGGGCGGCCTGCCCAAGGGGGTACTGGCCCGACAGGGAGCTGCACGAGTACGCCCTGCACATAGCTAAAGAGACCGGATGCGACATTGAGGTGGTCGTCGACCCACGCGAGGCCGCGCAGGAGGCCGACATCCTGTACACGGACGTCTGGGTCTCGATGGGCGAGGAAGAGAAGAGGAGGGAGAAAGAGGAGGCCCTCCTCCCCTACCAACTCAACGCCGGCCTCCTAGCCTACGCGAAGAGTAACGCAATAGTCATGCATTGTCTTCCCGCTCACCGGGGGATGGAGATAACGGACGATGTTATTGATGGCCCGCAGAGCGTGGTCTTCGACCAAGCCGAGAACAGGCTGCACATGCAGAAGGCCATACTCGCTAGACTCATCGGCTGA
- a CDS encoding glycosyltransferase family 2 protein: MPEKSAAGGSETGCEGSLKAGPQGRAPEVTVIIPTINEEEGIARVLDSIPGFPGPDIEVLVVDTNSTDRTREIAMEKGARVIQEPRRGYGRAYKTGFEHAQGDVIVTLDADGTYPAEEIPRLVGTLRRENLDFITCDRLSRLEKGAMSAKHRLGNWILTTFMNLLFRTGLRDSQSGMWVFRRSVLEKLELTSDGMAFSEEIKIEAVKKGLRVREVPIAYRPRLGEVKLRSWADGRRNLAFLFSKRFSGRRKTNAVKGGL, from the coding sequence TTGCCTGAGAAGTCAGCGGCTGGTGGGAGCGAAACCGGGTGCGAGGGCTCGCTCAAAGCCGGCCCGCAGGGGAGAGCTCCCGAGGTCACGGTCATCATCCCGACAATCAACGAGGAGGAGGGGATAGCTAGGGTACTCGACTCCATCCCGGGCTTCCCGGGGCCCGACATCGAGGTTCTGGTCGTGGACACAAACTCGACCGACAGGACGCGTGAGATCGCGATGGAGAAGGGCGCGAGGGTGATTCAGGAGCCGAGGCGGGGCTACGGGAGGGCTTACAAAACCGGTTTCGAGCATGCCCAGGGGGATGTCATCGTGACCCTCGACGCGGACGGGACCTACCCAGCGGAGGAGATACCGCGGCTCGTCGGTACGCTCCGGAGGGAGAATCTGGACTTCATCACTTGCGACCGTCTCAGCAGGCTGGAGAAGGGCGCGATGTCGGCCAAGCACAGGCTGGGGAACTGGATTCTTACAACTTTCATGAACCTTCTCTTTAGGACCGGCCTCAGGGACTCCCAGAGCGGAATGTGGGTCTTCAGGCGCTCCGTCCTTGAAAAACTCGAGCTGACCAGCGATGGGATGGCCTTCTCAGAAGAAATCAAAATCGAGGCCGTGAAAAAGGGCCTCAGGGTGAGAGAGGTGCCGATTGCGTACAGGCCGCGCCTCGGCGAGGTCAAGCTGCGCTCCTGGGCTGACGGAAGGAGGAACTTGGCATTCCTTTTCTCGAAGAGGTTCTCTGGGAGGCGGAAGACCAACGCAGTAAAAGGAGGCCTGTGA
- the purB gene encoding adenylosuccinate lyase: MSGNSVCPLDFRYGSEEMKRLFTEEARLGTLLKVEAALALAEAEAGLIPREDAERIASTVFRNEVSLERVRELEKETRHDVMAVTLALAERCGPSGRFVHYGATSYDIVDTALALQLGEALDIIRSDLISLRDALLEQAVRHKGTVMLGRTHGQSALPTTFGLKLAVFVSEFGRHIERLDQARPRICTGKMSGAVGTGAGFGSRALEIQRNVMRRLGLGIPEATNQILQRDRHAEFVLLLASISTSVEKLATELRLLQRSEVDEVREPFEEASQVGSSTMAQKRNPIVSENACGLARVVRSLVIPALESNVLWHERDLTNSSAERILIPHAAILTDHILRNMTSVVRGMEVRTEKMRANLEAAGREIMAEPVMLALIAKGMDRGEAHGLVRRISLRTSSGREDFGKAMMGEPEIRRLLTPEELERMLAPSAYIGAAVEIVEALAARVRGGTGAGSNPRSSTRTGGRQRGRKGTGRRT, translated from the coding sequence ATGAGCGGTAATAGCGTCTGCCCCCTCGACTTCAGGTACGGCTCTGAGGAGATGAAGCGCCTCTTCACTGAAGAGGCGAGGCTCGGGACTCTCCTGAAGGTCGAGGCTGCGCTCGCGCTCGCAGAAGCGGAGGCGGGCCTGATTCCGCGCGAGGACGCGGAGAGAATTGCGTCCACGGTCTTCCGGAACGAGGTCTCGCTGGAGAGGGTCAGGGAGCTCGAGAAGGAGACTAGGCACGACGTGATGGCCGTCACCCTTGCGCTCGCAGAGCGCTGTGGTCCATCGGGGAGGTTCGTGCACTACGGGGCCACATCCTACGACATAGTTGACACGGCCCTCGCGCTGCAACTCGGGGAGGCCCTAGACATCATCAGGTCCGACCTAATATCCCTGAGAGACGCACTGCTCGAGCAGGCCGTGAGGCACAAGGGGACCGTTATGCTCGGCCGGACTCACGGCCAATCGGCCCTCCCGACGACCTTCGGCCTGAAGCTAGCAGTTTTTGTATCGGAGTTCGGGAGGCACATCGAGAGGCTGGACCAGGCCAGGCCAAGGATATGCACGGGCAAGATGAGCGGTGCCGTGGGCACGGGCGCGGGTTTCGGGTCCCGGGCTCTGGAGATTCAGCGCAATGTGATGCGGCGGCTCGGCCTCGGAATCCCGGAGGCGACGAACCAGATTCTCCAGCGCGACAGGCACGCCGAGTTCGTCCTCCTCCTCGCGAGTATCTCGACCTCTGTGGAGAAGCTCGCGACCGAGCTCAGGCTGCTCCAGAGGAGCGAGGTGGACGAGGTCCGCGAGCCATTTGAGGAAGCCTCGCAGGTCGGGAGCTCCACGATGGCCCAGAAGCGCAACCCGATCGTCTCTGAGAACGCCTGCGGGCTCGCTCGCGTCGTGCGCTCTCTCGTGATTCCGGCCCTGGAGAGCAACGTGCTCTGGCACGAGAGGGACCTGACCAACTCCTCGGCAGAGAGGATACTCATTCCCCACGCTGCGATTCTGACGGACCACATCCTCCGGAACATGACCAGCGTGGTCAGGGGAATGGAGGTCAGAACGGAGAAGATGAGGGCGAACCTAGAGGCTGCGGGCAGGGAGATAATGGCGGAGCCGGTGATGCTTGCCCTGATCGCGAAGGGAATGGACAGGGGCGAGGCCCACGGCCTCGTCAGGAGGATAAGCCTGAGGACCTCCTCGGGTAGGGAGGATTTCGGGAAGGCCATGATGGGGGAGCCTGAGATTCGCCGGCTTCTAACCCCGGAGGAGCTGGAGCGCATGCTCGCTCCCTCGGCCTACATCGGTGCGGCGGTGGAAATTGTAGAGGCGCTAGCGGCCCGGGTCAGGGGTGGGACGGGCGCTGGCTCGAACCCCAGATCCTCGACGAGAACGGGGGGACGACAACGTGGAAGGAAGGGGACCGGGCGGCGCACTTGA
- a CDS encoding CDC48 family AAA ATPase, which translates to MSESDKKEDGVVTLKVAEAKPRDAGRGIVRLDPQVASQMGLSSGDVVLVEGKRRTAALCWPGYPEDAGSRIIRMDGSLRRNAGAGIDEKVKVRRTQAKNAEKVVFAPTEPLKIMGGEEYLSQVLEGRVVTRGDTVELNVMGRKLELVIVSMAPSAEALLIGVQTRITVSDKPAKEVMSIPRVTYEDIGGLGNEMKKIREMIELPLRHPELFERLGVEAPKGVLLHGPPGTGKTLLAKAVAGETSANFITLSGPEIMSKYYGQSEENLREIFKQAQENAPSIIFIDEIDSIAPKRDEVSGEVERRVVAQLLALMDGLESRGKVVVIGATNRPNALDPALRRPGRFDREIEIGIPDRNGRLEILQIHTRGMPLSKDVDLPRLADMTHGYAGADLAALCKEAAMRSLRRVMPDIDLEMAEIPAEVLNKLSVEWNDFLDAFREMSPSTLREVLVESPNVKWSDIGGLEEAKQELIESVEWPLKYGPLFSHMDARPPKGILLHGPPGTGKTLLAKAVATESEANFISIKGPEFLSKWVGESERAVRETFRKARQAAPCVVFLDELDAIAPTRGSSFGDSHVTERVISQLLTELDGLVQLTGVTVIAATNRPDIVDPALLRPGRFDRHIYIPPPDREARRKILEVHTRNKPLAKDVNLDELAKRTEGFTGADLAALVNDAVMLSIREHIRAGGKLDKDSLSKAMVTRAHFEQALKKARPMKASELERFVGISRSFQPEVGRV; encoded by the coding sequence ATGTCGGAGAGCGACAAGAAGGAGGATGGAGTGGTTACGCTCAAGGTCGCGGAGGCGAAGCCGCGGGACGCGGGCCGGGGCATTGTCAGGCTCGACCCACAAGTTGCGTCCCAGATGGGCCTGTCGAGCGGGGACGTGGTGCTGGTGGAGGGTAAGAGGAGGACCGCGGCCCTATGCTGGCCCGGCTACCCGGAGGACGCGGGGAGCAGGATAATAAGAATGGACGGCTCCCTCCGGCGAAACGCCGGGGCGGGCATAGACGAGAAGGTCAAGGTCAGGCGGACCCAGGCGAAGAACGCCGAGAAGGTTGTTTTCGCGCCCACCGAGCCCCTGAAGATAATGGGTGGAGAGGAATACCTCTCGCAGGTGCTCGAGGGAAGGGTCGTGACTAGGGGCGACACGGTCGAGCTCAACGTGATGGGCAGGAAGCTCGAGCTCGTCATCGTGAGCATGGCCCCCTCGGCCGAGGCGCTGCTCATCGGCGTCCAGACAAGGATAACCGTTAGCGACAAGCCCGCGAAGGAGGTCATGTCGATTCCGAGGGTGACCTACGAGGACATTGGGGGCTTAGGCAACGAGATGAAGAAGATTCGGGAGATGATCGAGCTCCCGCTAAGACACCCGGAGCTCTTCGAGAGGCTCGGGGTCGAGGCTCCGAAGGGCGTCCTGCTCCACGGCCCGCCGGGCACTGGCAAAACCCTCCTAGCGAAGGCAGTGGCGGGTGAGACCAGCGCGAATTTCATCACCCTATCCGGCCCGGAGATCATGAGCAAGTACTACGGCCAGTCCGAGGAGAACCTCAGGGAGATATTCAAGCAGGCTCAGGAGAACGCCCCCAGCATCATCTTCATTGACGAGATCGACAGCATAGCGCCGAAGAGGGACGAGGTCAGCGGCGAGGTCGAGAGGAGGGTTGTGGCGCAGCTGCTCGCCCTGATGGACGGTCTCGAGTCGAGGGGAAAGGTCGTGGTCATCGGGGCAACGAACAGGCCCAACGCGCTCGACCCCGCGCTGCGGAGGCCGGGCAGGTTCGACAGGGAGATCGAAATCGGCATCCCGGACAGGAACGGCAGGCTCGAGATTTTGCAGATACACACCAGGGGGATGCCCCTGTCCAAGGACGTCGACCTCCCCCGGCTCGCTGACATGACCCACGGATACGCTGGCGCGGACCTGGCCGCGCTCTGCAAGGAGGCCGCGATGAGGTCGCTGCGGAGGGTGATGCCGGACATCGACCTGGAGATGGCCGAGATTCCTGCGGAGGTCCTGAACAAGCTCTCGGTCGAGTGGAACGACTTCCTCGACGCCTTCAGGGAGATGTCGCCCTCCACGCTCAGGGAGGTGCTGGTCGAGAGCCCGAACGTGAAGTGGTCGGACATCGGCGGCCTCGAGGAGGCGAAGCAGGAGCTGATTGAGTCCGTCGAGTGGCCGCTGAAGTACGGGCCCCTCTTCTCCCACATGGACGCGAGGCCACCGAAGGGAATTCTCCTCCACGGCCCGCCTGGGACCGGGAAGACGCTTCTGGCGAAGGCGGTCGCGACCGAGAGCGAGGCGAACTTCATCAGCATCAAGGGCCCCGAGTTCCTCTCCAAATGGGTCGGGGAGAGCGAGAGGGCGGTCCGGGAGACCTTCAGGAAGGCGAGGCAGGCCGCGCCCTGCGTGGTCTTCCTCGACGAGCTCGACGCAATCGCGCCCACGAGGGGTAGCAGCTTCGGCGACTCCCACGTCACCGAGAGGGTGATTAGCCAGTTGCTGACTGAGCTCGACGGGCTGGTCCAGCTCACCGGTGTGACGGTCATCGCCGCGACCAACCGGCCCGACATCGTCGACCCCGCGCTGCTCAGGCCCGGGCGCTTCGACAGGCACATCTACATCCCTCCCCCGGACAGAGAGGCGAGGAGGAAGATTCTGGAGGTCCACACCCGCAACAAGCCGCTGGCCAAGGACGTGAATCTGGACGAACTCGCCAAGAGGACCGAGGGCTTCACGGGCGCTGATCTAGCGGCTCTAGTGAACGATGCCGTGATGCTATCGATACGCGAGCACATCAGGGCCGGCGGGAAGCTCGACAAGGACTCGCTCTCGAAGGCCATGGTGACGAGGGCCCACTTCGAACAGGCGCTGAAGAAAGCCCGGCCGATGAAGGCCTCGGAGCTGGAACGATTCGTTGGAATCTCCCGCAGCTTCCAGCCCGAGGTGGGGAGGGTCTAG
- the hsp20 gene encoding archaeal heat shock protein Hsp20 has product MTIWRRKERKGERPGERADDWERDPFEDPFFSFREDFFRDFDEQLMRIRAYMNAMMEKALHGELGPEHSGGPYVYGWSMRVGPDGVPHIQTFGNVRPGAIPHRMLAGGEGGACPAGTFMGPGVREPLTDVCEDEKSVTITAEMPGIEKNDIELETGEDFMVIKVEKGPRRYYKEIRLPARVLPDTAKAKYNNGVLDITVQKAEAGKKGTKVKIE; this is encoded by the coding sequence ATGACGATATGGAGGCGCAAGGAAAGAAAGGGAGAGAGGCCGGGAGAGAGGGCGGACGACTGGGAGAGGGACCCGTTCGAGGACCCATTCTTCAGCTTCAGGGAGGACTTCTTCAGGGACTTCGACGAGCAGCTAATGAGAATTCGGGCCTACATGAATGCCATGATGGAGAAGGCCCTGCACGGGGAGCTCGGTCCCGAGCACTCGGGCGGTCCGTACGTCTACGGCTGGAGCATGAGGGTTGGCCCCGACGGCGTGCCGCATATCCAGACCTTCGGAAACGTCAGGCCGGGGGCGATACCGCACAGGATGCTCGCTGGAGGGGAGGGCGGCGCTTGCCCTGCGGGGACCTTCATGGGGCCGGGGGTGCGCGAGCCGCTGACCGATGTATGTGAGGACGAGAAGAGCGTCACCATCACGGCCGAGATGCCGGGCATTGAGAAGAACGACATCGAGCTCGAGACGGGCGAGGACTTCATGGTGATAAAAGTCGAGAAAGGCCCGAGAAGGTACTACAAGGAGATTCGCCTCCCCGCACGAGTTCTTCCCGACACCGCGAAAGCGAAGTACAATAACGGTGTGCTGGACATAACCGTCCAGAAGGCCGAGGCAGGGAAGAAGGGCACGAAGGTCAAAATCGAGTGA
- a CDS encoding Gar1/Naf1 family protein — MKALGRVLTVSHTGRLIVRANWAPELGSHVVDRELRVIGTVAALLGPVHAPYVAIKPARSPGQTLLRLIGKDVYVN, encoded by the coding sequence GTGAAGGCCCTGGGACGCGTTCTCACAGTTTCTCACACGGGGCGCCTCATCGTGCGCGCCAACTGGGCGCCCGAGCTGGGCTCTCATGTAGTAGACCGAGAACTCAGGGTGATAGGGACAGTGGCCGCCCTCCTCGGGCCCGTCCATGCACCTTATGTCGCCATTAAGCCGGCGCGCTCCCCGGGCCAGACCCTGCTCAGGCTGATCGGAAAGGATGTCTATGTCAACTGA
- a CDS encoding transcription initiation factor IIB, which yields MSTEREKKAVSKKKELAETDEIHRCPECNSAHLVRDYERGELVCEECGLVLDDQFIDQGPEWRAFDAEQGEKRARTGAPMTFTIHDKGLSTEIGWKNKDSYGKSIPTRNRAQLYRLRKWQRRIRVSNATERNLAFALSELDRMASSMGLPRNVRETAALIYRKAVNKNLIRGRSIEGVVAASLYGACRQCSVPRTLDEIASTSRVGRKEIGRTYRFMTRELRLKLMPTSPEDYISRFCSELKLSGEVQAKTMEILKQANDKELTSGRGPTGVAAAAIYIASILCNERRTQREVADKAGVTEVTIRNRYKELTEKLGIQIQL from the coding sequence ATGTCAACTGAGAGAGAGAAGAAGGCGGTGTCGAAGAAGAAGGAGCTGGCCGAGACCGACGAGATACACAGGTGCCCCGAGTGCAACAGCGCCCACCTGGTGAGGGACTACGAGAGGGGTGAGCTGGTCTGCGAAGAGTGCGGCCTAGTGCTCGACGACCAATTCATTGACCAAGGGCCCGAGTGGAGGGCGTTCGACGCCGAACAGGGCGAGAAGCGAGCTCGGACGGGAGCTCCGATGACCTTCACAATCCACGACAAGGGCCTCTCCACTGAGATCGGCTGGAAGAACAAGGACTCATACGGCAAATCCATACCGACCAGAAACCGGGCCCAACTCTACAGGCTCAGGAAGTGGCAGCGGAGGATAAGAGTGAGCAACGCCACGGAGCGCAACCTCGCCTTCGCCCTGAGCGAGCTCGACAGAATGGCTTCGAGCATGGGCCTGCCGCGCAACGTGCGCGAGACTGCGGCGCTGATATACAGAAAGGCGGTGAACAAGAACCTGATTCGTGGGAGGAGCATCGAGGGGGTCGTGGCAGCCTCGCTCTACGGCGCCTGCAGGCAGTGCTCGGTCCCCCGGACCCTCGACGAGATCGCCAGCACATCGCGCGTGGGGAGGAAGGAGATAGGGAGGACCTACCGCTTCATGACTCGAGAGCTGCGGCTCAAGCTCATGCCGACGAGCCCAGAGGATTACATATCGCGCTTCTGCTCCGAGCTCAAGCTCAGCGGCGAGGTCCAGGCGAAGACGATGGAGATTCTTAAGCAGGCCAACGACAAGGAGCTGACCTCTGGCCGCGGGCCCACGGGCGTGGCGGCGGCCGCGATATACATTGCGTCCATTCTGTGTAACGAGAGGAGGACTCAGCGTGAGGTGGCGGACAAGGCGGGCGTCACGGAGGTCACCATTAGGAACCGATACAAGGAGCTCACCGAGAAGCTGGGGATACAGATACAGCTCTGA
- a CDS encoding PRC-barrel domain-containing protein, with protein sequence MLEEVSEMIGLQVYTSGGIFLGNVANVIVDIAEARIDGLFITDTNPLLVEDSKNVAVPYRWVQSIGDIVILSYFPKRVALRKPAEQKPEEGKVLPAPPQ encoded by the coding sequence ATGCTCGAGGAAGTTTCGGAGATGATAGGGCTGCAGGTCTACACGAGCGGCGGGATATTCCTTGGAAACGTGGCCAACGTGATTGTGGACATCGCCGAGGCAAGAATCGACGGGCTCTTCATCACCGACACGAACCCCCTCCTTGTCGAAGATTCGAAGAACGTGGCCGTGCCCTATAGATGGGTTCAGTCGATAGGTGATATAGTAATTCTCTCTTATTTCCCCAAGCGCGTTGCCCTGCGGAAGCCCGCTGAGCAGAAGCCAGAGGAGGGGAAGGTCCTCCCGGCCCCACCCCAGTAA